One window of the Trypanosoma brucei gambiense DAL972 chromosome 5, complete sequence genome contains the following:
- a CDS encoding ATP-dependent DEAD/H RNA helicase, putative encodes MWIELGLCKALVRAISHIGYISPTPVQAQAIPAILSGTDVCARAVTGSGKTAAFLLPLLHLLLTRAPMKQTRMNSKRRYIRAIVLVPTRELGMQCQQVLQQFLAFTTGLQVSLAIGGVSPSAQLAALEACPDILVATPGRLVDLIHNHKGAQSAVDITGVEVVVLDECDKMLTVVLRDQVVDILKRVPEETRQVLMFSATMTTEVDEFAKEHLFKPKNVDIGHVALQAKLRQQFVRVRLHADTSLQSTEENRGDVAPSAEGCQKKTRSKRSRDKPQSEGRQNHPEESESEAEHMTKVKSRYLVALCTGYFREKTLIFTRYRTTAHRLRLLFNVIGFPSVELQGNQLQEERFASLEKFASGEVNYLFSTDVASRGLDIKDVSTVINFDLPPTLTAYIHRVGRTARIGGSGTAVSLVDESRDSDIMRKILAVSGVVSNHQAATVRRRDVPEELLQEAIKKIDAAFPQVRAELAAEELHTKIERAERRYGREAGEKILTESAAVRPRRVWCLSHTEQKKREEEARRVYETEAEVTVNQFQQELANWDREENKFLKKQRNERRAQRETKARANERAKNAARELQRKSQNKLQAGIVKKLKKKKIRDARKTRRAESREKNGKPAYKHRGGVKSMKKSRHKRRMSRH; translated from the coding sequence ATGTGGATTGAGTTGGGTCTCTGCAAGGCCCTTGTCCGCGCCATTAGTCACATAGGGTACATTTCACCCACACCCGTACAGGCACAAGCTATACCGGCTATCCTTAGTGGGACCGACGTCTGCGCGCGGGCGGTAACTGGGTCTGGCAAGACAGCCGCCTTCCTGCTACCGTTGTTGCATCTCCTCCTCACGAGAGCTCCCATGAAGCAGACGCGTATGAACAGCAAGCGTCGCTACATCCGGGCCATTGTTTTGGTTCCCACACGGGAATTGGGTATGCAATGCCAGCAGGTTCTACAACAATTTTTGGCATTCACCACGGGTTTGCAAGTGTCACTGGCAATTGGAGGCGTATCACCCTCTGCCCAGCTGGCTGCCCTTGAGGCTTGTCCAGATATTCTTGTTGCAACACCTGGTCGGCTAGTTGATTTGATCCACAACCACAAGGGTGCACAAAGTGCTGTCGATATAACGGGGGTCGAAGTAGTTGTGCTTGACGAGTGCGACAAGATGTTGACTGTTGTGCTCCGGGACCAGGTGGTGGACATTCTCAAACGCGTGCCGGAGGAAACGCGTCAGGTATTGATGTTTTCTGCAACAATGACGACAGAAGTAGATGAGTTTGCGAAAGAACATCTATTTAAACCAAAGAATGTGGACATCGGCCATGTTGCTCTTCAGGCCAAACTGCGTCAGCAGTTTGTTCGCGTTCGTCTGCATGCTGATACATCCCTGCAATCTACTGAGGAAAATCGCGGTGACGTAGCCCCTTCTGCGGAGGGGTGTCAAAAGAAGACCCGCTCTAAACGCTCGCGTGATAAACCGCAGAGCGAAGGGCGTCAGAATCACCCGGAGGAATCTGAAAGCGAGGCGGAACACATGACTAAGGTCAAGTCACGTTACTTGGTGGCGCTATGCACAGGTTATTTCCGAGAGAAAACGTTGATATTCACTCGCTACCGCACCACTGCACACCGATTACGTCTCCTCTTCAACGTGATTGGTTTTCCCAGCGTAGAGCTACAGGGTAATCAGCTCCAAGAGGAGCGCTTCGCCTCTTTAGAGAAGTTCGCGTCTGGTGAAGTAAACTACCTCTTCTCCACTGATGTCGCCTCGCGTGGATTAGACATAAAAGACGTTTCGACAGTCATAAACTTCGATCTCCCACCAACACTCACTGCATACATTCACCGAGTGGGCCGTACCGCCCGCATCGGCGGTAGTGGGACCGCGGTCTCGCTGGTTGATGAGAGCAGGGACTCGGATATTATGCGAAAGATACTGGCGGTAAGCGGTGTGGTGAGCAATCATCAAGCGGCCACCGTACGGCGTCGCGATGTCCCAGAGGAGCTGCTGCAGGAGGCCATTAAAAAGATCGACGCCGCGTTTCCCCAAGTGCGGGCCGAACTTGCAGCGGAGGAACTGCACACGAAAATTGAACGTGCGGAACGCCGGTACGGCCGAGAGGCAGGAGAGAAAATTCTTACTGAAAGCGCCGCCGTGCGCCCGCGGAGGGTCTGGTGCCTGAGCCACacggaacaaaagaaacgtgaggaggaggccCGGCGGGTGTATGAAACTGAAGCGGAGGTTACTGTCAACCAATTTCAGCAGGAGTTGGCAAATTGGGATCGTGAGGAAAACAAGTTTTTGAAAAAGCAGCGTAATGAGCGGCGGGCGCAGCGCGAAACGAAGGCCCGTGCCAATGAAAGGGCGAAAAACGCCGCACGTGAACTGCAGCGCAAATCACAAAACAAGTTACAGGCGGGTATAGTGaagaagctgaagaagaaaaagatacgTGATGCGAGGAAGACAAGGCGGGCAGAAAGTAGGGAAAAGAATGGGAAGCCCGCCTATAAGCATCGCGGTGGCGTGAAAAGTATGAAGAAGTCGCGCCATAAAAGGCGCATGTCGAGGCATTAA
- a CDS encoding mitochondrial carrier protein, putative: MALPTSHVVQTPKRQEYLASCLSGCVAGVCSTCVINPLDTVRVRLSVSRSATGKAHRSLLYTVRDLFEGGIVHAFSRGLSANLMASLPSNGIYLPTYRCIKDQLSSAGVNQNVQPAIAACGAVCVTNTILGPIFLVRTRVQVNEKLTVRQTFRDVLKHEGFSGFYRGTMTNIVGRFVEEGLFWSIYELLKRLSSEASFKGSSNFFLTSVAVASLSAVAKIAATTVSYPYNVVMNHMRSVSYVTGKPEYERIMPTIRHIYYQDGIPGFYKGLAPQLLRSTLSKAVQIYSFELAMFIYFSTVQRPVVSCAPA, translated from the coding sequence atggcactCCCGACATCGCATGTGGTTCAAACCCCCAAAAGACAAGAATACCTTGCATCCTGTTTGTCTGGTTGTGTTGCCGGTGTCTGCTCCACCTGCGTCATAAACCCATTGGATACCGTCCGTGTGCGCCTCTCTGTAAGCCGAAGTGCCACTGGAAAGGCACACAGGAGCCTCTTGTACACTGTTAGGGACCTCTTCGAGGGAGGCATTGTCCACGCCTTTTCGCGTGGTCTCTCGGCAAATCTAATGGCCTCGCTTCCCTCCAATGGTATTTATCTTCCTACATACCGCTGCATTAAGGACCAACTTTCCTCTGCCGGAGTCAACCAGAATGTTCAACCTGCCATTGCGGCTTGTGGTGCCGTGTGTGTGACAAACACGATCCTAGGGCCGATATTTCTGGTGCGGACTCGCGTGCAAGTTAACGAAAAACTAACTGTGCGGCAAACGTTTAGAGATGTGCTGAAGCACGAAGGCTTCAGTGGTTTCTACCGCGGGACCATGACCAATATTGTGGGTCGGTTCGTCGAAGAGGGCCTCTTCTGGAGCATCTATGAACTTCTTAAGCGGTTGTCAAGCGAAGCAAGTTTCAAGGGTTCCAGCAACTTTTTTCTGACATCTGTCGCGGTAGCATCGCTTTCGGCCGTGGCGAAGATTGCCGCCACCACCGTCTCTTATCCTTACAACGTCGTTATGAATCACATGCGCAGCGTCAGCTACGTGACAGGGAAACCCGAGTATGAGCGCATTATGCCAACAATACGACACATTTATTACCAAGACGGCATACCCGGCTTTTACAAGGGGCTTGCGCCGCAGCTGTTACGGAGCACGCTAAGTAAGGCTGTACAGATATATTCTTTTGAACTGGCCATGTTCATTTACTTCAGCACTGTCCAACGTCCCGTTGTTTCTTGCGCTCCCGCATAA
- a CDS encoding heat shock protein HslVU, ATPase subunit HslU,putative, giving the protein MMRRVTSSLPSALKLGRSLGPNVRFSGGAAAVEASPAIPPNSSSGKTLVRNMKPRELMQELDNYIIGQTEAKKAVAVALRNRWRRHQVDAAIREEISPKNILMIGPTGVGKTEIARRLAKLVDAPFIKVEATKFTEVGFHGRDVESIIEDLYKASLTQTKQNIMRRHEETARQKAENRILKALAGVSDGFREHLRSGALDDIEVIVELQEKKEKPKNSGTNEGVFISLEIPSSIGGQRPQTVKKVMKIKDAIPAVLQEELDKIVDTEDVSAEALRACEEDGIVVIDEIDKIVTASGGYKGHQASAEGVQQDLLPLVEGTTVSTKGNVQIKTDKILFICSGAFHSVKPSDMLAELQGRLPIRVELKPLTKEDFHRIITEPRYNLIKQHVMMMKTEGVDLVFTDDALWEIASIAAHINSTVQNIGARRLITITEKVVEEVSFDGPDRKGETFVIDAAYVRNSVESMMKKVDIKKFIL; this is encoded by the coding sequence ATGATGCGGCGAGTAACTTCTTCATTACCATCGGCACTGAAGCTTGGTAGAAGCTTAGGGCCCAACGTCCGCTTCAGTGGGGGAGCGGCGGCCGTTGAAGCGTCTCCCGCAATCCCACCGAACTCCTCTTCTGGAAAAACGCTTGTCCGTAACATGAAACCGCGTGAACTGATGCAGGAGCTGGACAATTATATTATTGGACAGACGGAGGCGAAGAaagcggtggcggtggcgctGCGTAACCGCTGGCGTCGCCACCAGGTGGACGCGGCGATCCGTGAAGAAATTTCTCccaaaaatatattaatgaTAGGTCCTACGGGTGTTGGGAAAACAGAGATTGCGCGACGTCTGGCCAAGTTGGTGGACGCTCCGTTTATTAAGGTGGAGGCGACAAAGTTCACCGAAGTGGGATTTCACGGCCGAGATGTGGAGAGCATCATCGAAGACCTCTACAAGGCCTCGCTCacgcaaacaaaacaaaatatcaTGAGACGGCACGAAGAAACGGCACGACAGAAGGCGGAGAATCGCATTCTGAAGGCCCTAGCCGGCGTTTCCGATGGCTTCCGCGAGCACCTCCGGAGTGGTGCCCTCGACGATATTGAGGTCATAGTTGAGCTtcaggaaaagaaggaaaaaccgAAAAATTCAGGAACGAATGAAGGTGTGTTTATCTCACTTGAAATTCCTTCGTCGATCGGTGGCCAGCGTCCGCAGACGGTGAAGAAGGTGATGAAGATAAAGGACGCCATTCCTGCTGTACTGCAAGAGGAGCTCGACAAGATTGTGGACACGGAGGATGTTTCTGCTGAGGCGCTGCGTGCCTGTGAGGAGGATGGCATTGTGGTTATTGATGAGATCGACAAAATCGTAACAGCTTCCGGTGGCTACAAGGGACACCAGGCCTCTGCAGAGGGTGTTCAGCAGGACCTGTTGCCGTTAGTGGAGGGAACAACTGTTTCTACGAAGGGAAACGTGCAGATCAAGACGGACAAGATTCTCTTCATTTGTAGCGGCGCCTTCCACAGCGTGAAACCGTCTGACATGTTGGCGGAGCTGCAGGGTCGACTTCCTATTCGTGTAGAGTTGAAGCCCCTCACCAAGGAAGATTTTCATCGCATTATAACGGAGCCAAGGTACAATCTCATTAAGCAGCACGTCATGATGATGAAAACGGAAGGTGTTGATCTTGTCTTTACCGACGATGCGCTATGGGAAATCGCGTCTATCGCTGCACACATCAACTCCACCGTGCAGAATATAGGCGCACGCCGTCTTATCACCATCACAGAGAAGGTTGTGGAGGAAGTCAGTTTCGATGGCCCTgacagaaaaggggaaacgtTTGTTATTGATGCGGCTTACGTAAGGAACTCTGTCGAGAGCATGATGAAGAAGGTGGACATCAAGAAATTCATCCTCTAG